A stretch of Cynocephalus volans isolate mCynVol1 chromosome 9, mCynVol1.pri, whole genome shotgun sequence DNA encodes these proteins:
- the PYURF gene encoding protein preY, mitochondrial, producing MLSRTCGRLASVLRGTLAPPSEVARRCLHASGSRPLADRSERAEEPPRTFDPALLEFLVCPLSKKPLRYEASTNELINEELGIAYPIIDGIPNMIPQAARMIHQSKKQEEMEQR from the exons ATGCTGAGCCGAACGTGCGGCAGGCTCGCCTCAGTGCTGCGGGGAACACTCGCGCCGCCGTCTGAGGTCGCCCGTAGGTGCCTGCACGCGTCGGGGTCGCGGCCGTTGGCAGACCGGAGCGAGAGGGCGGAGGAGCCGCCCCGCACTTTCGATCCCGCGCTGTTGGAGTTCCTGGTGTGCCCGCTCTCCAAGAAGCCGCTCAG ATATGAAGCATCAACAAATGAATTGATTAATGAAGAGTTGGGAATAGCCTACCCAATCATTGATGGAATTCCTAATATGATACCACAGGCAGCTAGAATGATACATCAAAGTAAGAAGCAAGAAGAAATGGAGCAGCGCtag